ttttttctgtttaccccccttgcaaaaaatagattccctcatttcgccccctgggtgtacagcaggacaagtgactatgcaaacctgttgacgtggcttgtacatgtggaaaaaatcatttatatttattttttaaattccacggcagataatatttttttaaaaaaaaataataatttttttcctacaaaataaaaaaaaaatctgttttttttccccaaatttttttaaaaaattcctacaaaaaaaattaattttttttcatacaaatgattttaaaaaactttccaacaaaaaaaaatttcctcccaaaataaaaaaaaaaaaaagaattttcttatttttctcccaaaataaagatttactccgaaataaagtttatttccgaaataaaaattttaatgatttattttcaaactttttgaattaaaaaaaacataatctttatttttttaaaacaaaactttattttttgttattctctttgaattaaaaaaaatagaaaaagattttcaaaaaaaatataaaataggaaaacaagttttattggtgttttcctcttctatcaaaaccatttgccctaaaactagaaaattataaagaagcagaagacaatatAATGATGTAGAAGATGATTTCggcgattgaagaagacgacgacaaATACAATCATGACGGTGGAAACAAACGATTAcggcgaagattctgttttttttaattcaaaaagatttgaaaataaatctttatttttggagtaaaataagaaaattcgttttttattttattttaggaaaaaaatactcaataattttgtacgaaaaaaaattatttctgggaaattttttttaaaattttgaaagaaaaaaaaacaaaattcgttttttaaattttgtaggaaaaattttttttaattttttttttgaaaaaaatattatctgacgtgaaatttaaaaataaatataaatgatttttttccatgtgtacaagccacgtcagcaaatttgcacagtcacttgtcctgctgtacacccagggggcgaaatgagagaatctattttttgcaagggggtaaacagaaaaaaaatctgtgcagggggtaaacgaaaatttccttattttgcaggggggtaaatgatcatttacccttaatttttaaaatgtttcatATAGGATTATTTTTAGTAGAGAAAATCTATGAAAACTTTAGAAGAAGCATAAAAAAGTttgaagataatttttttaggaaATTTACAGATAAGTTTATCTCAAAAACACTTATTTTATTGCAAAAAATTCAAGACACACGGTGATACCCAATCgtttcaaagaaaataaatgagtGTAGAATATTTTGCtgtaaattttcttttcttttgctgAGAATTTTATTAAGGAAGAGGGATTAAATGAATGTAGTGGCAGAAGGGAAAATGAGGGTAAAATAATAAGAAGAATTTTACTAAACACTAAACAGCCTCATCCTTGATAATGAAAATTCAAAAATGACATGTATTAGTTTATCTTTGTTGGGGTCATGACTAATTGACTATTAGGAATAATCTATATTGAATTAACGGTAAGTATACAAGTGAattgaatattatattttaatttaattcaaaatcttccttacttatatgttgttcaacTTTCATGTTTACAAAAAATGTGAGACTTCTATATTCTAACTTCACATTTGCCACACAACAAGCACCTCTTCTGGTGCGAGACAACACCCCATCCAGTGCGAGACAATTCTATCAcgtacactttttttttaaggaaaaaaaagtgtCGTTTTCACTGCTTAAACAGGACACACTGTTCAATCACCATTTGTCAAGAAGACTTTCGACACAATGAGCCGGTGAAACATTTTTTCAAATCATTGACTCTAATACTATTGTTAGGTTATGATGGAAGCCCGAGAGATTATCCATATTGGACAAAGAGCAACCACATAAGTGAGTTGAACATTACATCTTAACCAAAAATCTTAAAACGTTATATTTATAGATCTCTTACTTATATATTGTTCAACCTTCACTTTTTCATACAATGTGGTGGGACTTTCAACCCACACTTGCTACACAATGATctcataatattatttttctttaaaaaatcccatacaactatttatattttaaaatatcactcaaatattaattaaatttttcaactaatattatatattattgtatttctattttattcaatttattttttaaaatggaaaaatatTAGCAATGTTAGTTTTTATGTGAAAGTGAGATCGAACCCTAGACACCTTTAACACTTATTTGAGTAATTATTTTATCCAATTACAAGTcatcctcatatatatatatatatatatatgggttgcTAATTATTTACAACCACCTAAAAACATTAAGTTGTAAATTAGCAATGCGCACATTTTTTAATTGGACTAAAAATACCCTTaatctttatctttattataTAAAACTAATAAATTGAGGGTTAGTTTGGTAAGTTTCATTAAATTACaaccattttactaatttacACCCACTTATTAACATTTATGTTTGAAACAGACAATTATAAAGATGGTACAGGCCAAATAAACAAAACATGAAAAATAGACGGTAAAACAATCACTGGTGAACTTGAAGGAGGTTATTTGGCAGCCACCTCCCCCTCAGTGGATTAAATGCAATACTGATGGTGCTTCAACACCTACGGCATCTGCGTGTGGAGGAATTTTTAGAAATAGCAATGCAGAGTTCTTGTGCGCGTTTGCTTCTAAAACAGACATGGCCTCTGCTTTCAGTGCAGAGCTTTGTGGTTTTATGACTGCAATTGAAATTGCAGATGCTAGAGGATGGAGAAATATGTGGATTGAGTCAGATTCAATGCTTGTAGTGAATGCTTACAAATCCTCAAATATTGTGCCTTGGTCTTTAAGTAATCGTTGGTTCAACTGTATTAAGCTTGCAGGTCACATGAACATTATTGTATCTCATATTTTTAGAGAGGGTAACCATTGTGCAGATAGATTGGCTAATGTTGGTCTTAATTTAGATAAGCTCACCTTGTGGAATGATATCCCTTTTGTTATTAAAGATAGCTTTGAATCTAACAGGCTTGGTAAACCCTTCTATAGGGTTGTACTTAGTTAGGgaggttttggtctagtccccctcctttttttttgtatctcTATCCTCATCTATCTATTTATATATCTTTTGAGGCAGTAGCACTTTGctactcctcttttttttttaaaaaaaaaaaaatcactggtgaacgaaaaaaaaatttctaccccaacaatcttccatCTACCccaacacaaattttttaatgacgAAAATGCCCTCCTATATAAAGtaaaaccgtaaaaaaaaattcattttccactcacatctcaaaaaaagtgttccggtgttGTGAAAGAGGAATTTGAGAGAGTAAGTACGAATAACAAACCGGAACTCTTTTttcaagtgttccggtatgaatattcataccggaacacttttgtTTATGtattccggtatgaatattcataccggaacacttgaacacttgaaaaaaagtgttccggtatgaatatcCATACCGGAATACATAAacaaaagtgttccggtatgaatattcataccggaacacttgaaaaaaagtgttccggtattaAAATTTCTCATCTGTTTCGCTTGTTAATGTGTGCATACCGGAATACTCAAAcccaagtgttccggtatgcaTTTTTAAActgtatttgcattttttttattaatgaattttttttatcagtggTGCGTATCAGAGGATGCGATGGTGGAATTAGGCGTTCCGAAGATCTCAGACATGAAGAGTTTCTACGGCGCCAGGCGGAGGAGCAGCAGGAGGAGGAGGAGCTTGTGCCGGAGGTGCCACCTGTGGTGCAGCCTGTGGTGTGGCCTGGAGGACCGATTGATACTAGTCTTCTGACACGGTATCATGAGCACGTTGCTCGTCATGTATGGTTTGGCGAggtaatcaatttttatttatagttttagttAAAGTTCAATGAAATGTATAGCAGTAGGATGTATCTTATGATCAATGTTTGGGAAAGAATCTCAGGtcaaaaattatgaaaacatTCACTTAATGTTTTGGTAACACTCGTAACCTAGTATTATTGATAAATAACTATTGCATTTGTTTTGTTCACTTACTTGCTGCCTTAttgcatttgttttgttttgttcactTAATTACTACGCTATTCTCTGGTTTCTGTCACCCATAATATGACCAAAAAAGTTGTAATTGTGATAAACTTATTTACAATCCTTTGTCATATAATGTAGGAACGTCATGGACCAAGAATTGAATTAAAGATAGCATCTCTCGGTGGCAAACTGGCCGAATGGGTTCCTGATCAACATCCACGATATGTTGAAGGTTGGATGACTGCATCTGGGTTGAGTCCACTTGAGCGGACCAGTTTGAACAAGGTTGATCCGAATCTTATATCCGCATTTGTTGAGAGATGACACCTTGAGACATCGTCATTTCACATGCCATTCGGTGAAATGACAATTACACTGGATGATGTTGCCTGTTTGTTGCATATTCCGATTAGGGGTGACTTTTACACACCGTCATCCTTCACAGAGGAAGAAGCTGCGGCACTTGCAACTGATTTGTTGGGTGTCAATCTTCAGTATGCGGCCAGAGAGACAAGAAAGCAGCGAGGTGGATATTTTTCTCAACAATGGCTATTTGATAACTACATAAGGCAGTGTGAAGTTAAGAATTATGATTGTGCTTCTAGGTcgtatttgttgttgttggtcgGCTGTACCATTTGCACTGACAAGAGTTTTACACGCGTGGATGCAAAATATCTACCGATGTTTAGGGTTTTGTCTACATGTGGTAGATTTGCTTGTTCTTTATGAGGGGCCAACCAGGTGTTATTGATATATTCGACAAACTTGCTTGAATTAACACATGCTTGCTGAAACGCATTCAACCGCTGCTGATACTCCACCTCATCCGGACTTTCAACAACATCTCTCCACAAATTTTTCACCTTTTGTCGCATATCCTTAGGTATATGCACAGAGCATCTCGCATTAACATTTTTGATTATGTGCCACGTACAAAGCATATTAGTAGTATGTGgaaatatatctttaattgcATTCATTAAAGCAAACTCCCTATCAGTCAAAATTACTCTAGGAAATATATCTTACTTAGTAATCAATTCCTTCAACTTACCTAACGCCCAATGATAATTGTTCGTCTTCTCAGATTCCATGTAAGCAAATCCAACAGCAAATGTCATGTTAGTTGACGTTATGCCAGTAATTTCAAGCAGTGGCTGTCTATATTTGTTAGTTTTGTATGTGCAGTCCATAACCAAAACAATGGGAAACAAGTTCAACAACTTGATTGAATCTGGATGCGCCCAAAAAATATCACTCAAAACATCGGAGTCATCATCTTTTCTTCTATTACAGCTGACATATTTTGCATCATCTAACAACTGCAGCAAGTGTTGCAGCTCTGTTCTGGAGCCTCTTTCCTGTATTTGCATCATGTGTCTTTTCCTATATACAAGTGTGGCATCAACAACAGACTCTGGATTTTGATCTTTCAAATCTAAAACAATGTGTCTTGGTGCTACTTTACGCTTTGTCAAATCTTGAACACGTTTGTTTTCATCTGCGGTTAAATGTGCCTTGCGAGGATGACCATGATATTGGTCAGGTATCCCGTGGTTTTGAACTCCATGAATAACCTGAAATTTCTATCCTGAACCATCTGTTGAAGGTGCAGctctaattttaaatggacagTTACATTTTTTCGATGCAGTTGTCGTGGAACTTTCTGAAGAGTCATACTTTCCACCTTTATCACAACCTAAAACCAACTTGTCATTTCTACCTCTTATTCCGTTCTTTTTATCTGACCGAGTAATGATAATACTGACTTtgttggcatctccaacatctCGAGCCCATGTGAGAACAACATCCGGTGTAGCAAATTTTTGACCAGTTGTAAAAACATTTGTAGTATCTACTAATATTTGACTTGTATTGCCGATTTGAGCCAtatctgtttaaaaaaaataaagaaaaataaaattaataaaactgcTATgctataccggaacacttttaatGTACCAGAACACTTTTTACAACTTGTTCAAcacaccggaacactttttttgtataccggaacactttgttGTATACTGGAACACTTTTTTGTATACCGGAATACtttgaaaagtgttccggtatacaACAAAACACGTTTATGTATACCGGAACGCTTTGTTATATACCGGAACACCTTTtgtataccggaacacttataAGTGTTTCGGTATACCACACAACCGTTTCTGGAAAATTGTAATACCGGAACGATtttgaaaagtgttccggtaataaACTGGAAATTTAACAAACCGGAAAACTTTGAAAAAGAGTTCCGGTAAATTCGACAAacctgaaagaaaaaaaacgtaCCGGAACACTGGTGATGAGTGTAAACAGTCTACCACAAAAGTTACAAACTAACaaagtgaaaaataataaaatatatttaaatttgataagGGTATAATGGGAATATTGGAAAAAATATTAGGGTAGATAGaaaattgttggggtagaaaaaaaaaatcggctttacaacgaatttttttttgaaaagtttcaTCCTTTggttaaattttaattatgataCTGGATCAGTGTTTTTCTTTTGGTACAACAAGGATcggtgactttttttttttatatgcaatgATTAGTGATTTACTAATTACtagtaaaaataattaattttagtggctttataagaagaagaaaaaaactggAAAAGTTTCTAtgacaaaattataaatttatgtttGGATTGTATCAAGTTGTCTTTTTGGATTTTCTAAGTTGTTTACTTAGTTGCATATGTTTATAATTATGTGGTCGTAAATTAGTAAATGGGTGTGcaacaattaataaaatttacctaattaatcatcaattttctagtgtaaaataataaaatgtcaagggtttttttgtccaaagtgaaaaggtgcgcattgctaatttacaccttaATGTTTTTAGGTGGTTGTAAATTagaaaccccatatatatatatatgttatagcttattttagaaaaaaatcattttttttataaaaataagggtaaatgatcatttaccccctgcaaaataaggaaattttcgtttaccccccctgcacagatttttttttctgtttacccccttgcaaaatatagattctctcatttcgccccctgggtgtacagcaggacaagtgactgtgcaaatttgctgacgtggcttgtacacatggaaaaaaatcatttatatttatttttaaatttcacgtcagataatatttttttcaaaaaaaaaattaaaaaaattttttcctacaaaatttaaaaaacgaattttgtttttttttctttcaaaattttaaaaaaaatttcccagaaataattttttttcgtacaaaattattgagtatttttttcctaaaataaaataaaaaacgaattttcttattttactccaaaaataaagatttattttcaaatctttttgaattaaaaaaaaacagaatcttcgccgtaaccgtttgcttccaccgtcatgattgtatttgtcgtcgtcttcttcaatcgccGAAATCATCTTCTACATCATTatattgtcttctgcttctttataattttctagttttagggcaaatggttttgatagaagaggaaaacaccaataaaacttgttttcctattttatattttttttgaaaatctttttctattttttttaattcaaagagaataacaaaaaataaagttttgtttttaaaaaataaagattatgttttttttaattcaaaaagtttgaaaataaatcatta
This genomic interval from Trifolium pratense cultivar HEN17-A07 linkage group LG6, ARS_RC_1.1, whole genome shotgun sequence contains the following:
- the LOC123892300 gene encoding protein FAR1-RELATED SEQUENCE 5-like; protein product: MAQIGNTSQILVDTTNVFTTGQKFATPDVVLTWARDVGDANKVSIIITRSDKKNGIRGRNDKLVLGCDKGGKYDSSESSTTTASKKCNCPFKIRAAPSTDDENKRVQDLTKRKVAPRHIVLDLKDQNPESVVDATLVYRKRHMMQIQERGSRTELQHLLQLLDDAKYVSCNRRKDDDSDVLSDIFWAHPDSIKLLNLFPIVLVMDCTYKTNKYRQPLLEITGITSTNMTFAVGFAYMESEKTNNYHWALGKLKELITK